The Pseudomonas iranensis genome includes a window with the following:
- the dadA gene encoding D-amino acid dehydrogenase, with product MRVMVLGSGVIGTASAYYLARAGFEVVVVDRQPAAAMETSFANAGQVSPGYASPWAAPGVPLKAIKWLLQRHAPLAIKATADIDQYLWMAQMLRNCTASRYAVNKERMVRLSEYSRDCLDELRAETGIAYEGRSLGTTQLFRTQAQLDNAAKDIAVLKESGVPFEVLDRAGIARVEPALAGVTDILAGALRLPNDQTGDCQIFTTRLAEMARKLGVEFRFGQDIQKLDYAGDRINGVWIDGKLETADRYVLALGSYSPQLLKPLGIKAPVYPLKGYSLTVPITDPAMAPTSTILDETYKVAITRFDNRIRVGGMAEIAGFDLSLNPRRRETLEMIVNDLYPQGGNLAEASFWTGLRPTTPDGTPIVGATPFKNLFLNTGHGTLGWTMACGSGRLLADLMAKKKPQISAEGLDISRYGNQTQESAKHVNPAPAHQ from the coding sequence ATGCGCGTCATGGTCTTGGGTAGCGGCGTCATCGGTACCGCCAGTGCTTACTATCTGGCCCGTGCCGGGTTTGAAGTGGTGGTGGTCGACCGGCAGCCTGCTGCGGCCATGGAGACCAGTTTCGCCAACGCCGGCCAGGTCTCGCCGGGTTACGCCTCGCCGTGGGCCGCGCCGGGCGTGCCGCTCAAGGCCATCAAGTGGCTGCTGCAGCGCCACGCGCCGCTGGCGATCAAGGCCACCGCCGATATCGACCAATACCTGTGGATGGCGCAAATGCTGCGCAACTGCACCGCCAGCCGTTACGCGGTGAACAAGGAGCGCATGGTGCGTCTGTCCGAGTACAGCCGTGACTGCCTCGATGAATTGCGCGCCGAAACCGGTATCGCCTACGAAGGCCGCAGCCTCGGCACCACGCAGTTGTTCCGTACTCAGGCGCAACTGGATAACGCCGCCAAAGACATCGCCGTGCTGAAGGAATCCGGCGTGCCGTTTGAAGTCCTTGACCGCGCCGGCATCGCCCGCGTCGAACCGGCGCTGGCAGGCGTGACTGACATTCTCGCTGGCGCGCTGCGTCTGCCCAATGACCAGACCGGCGACTGCCAGATCTTCACCACCCGTCTCGCCGAAATGGCGCGCAAGCTCGGCGTGGAATTCCGTTTCGGCCAGGACATCCAGAAACTCGACTACGCCGGTGATCGAATCAACGGCGTGTGGATTGACGGCAAGCTGGAAACCGCTGACCGCTACGTGCTGGCCCTCGGCAGCTACTCGCCGCAGTTGCTCAAGCCGTTGGGCATCAAGGCTCCGGTGTATCCGCTCAAGGGCTATTCGCTGACCGTGCCGATCACCGATCCTGCCATGGCGCCGACGTCGACCATTCTCGACGAGACCTACAAGGTCGCGATCACCCGTTTCGACAACCGCATCCGCGTTGGTGGCATGGCCGAGATCGCCGGTTTTGACCTGTCGCTGAACCCGCGTCGGCGCGAAACCCTGGAGATGATCGTCAACGACCTTTATCCTCAGGGCGGCAATCTGGCCGAAGCGAGTTTCTGGACCGGCCTGCGTCCGACCACGCCGGACGGTACGCCGATCGTTGGCGCCACGCCGTTCAAGAACCTGTTCCTCAACACCGGTCACGGTACGCTCGGCTGGACCATGGCCTGTGGTTCCGGTCGTTTGCTAGCCGACCTGATGGCGAAGAAAAAGCCGCAGATCAGCGCTGAAGGCCTCGATATTTCCCGTTACGGCAACCAGACCCAGGAGTCCGCAAAACATGTCAATCCAGCGCCAGCTCACCAATGA
- a CDS encoding PLP-dependent aminotransferase family protein: MTLYVNLAELLGTRIEQGFYRPGDRLPSVRALSVEHGVSLSTVQQAYRVLEDSGLATPKPKSGYFVPVGRELPELPAVGRPAQRPVEISQWDQVLELIRAVPRKDVVQLGRGMPDVGSPTMKPLLRGLARISRRQDMPGLYYDNIHGNLELREQIARLMLDSGCQLSASDLVITTGCHEALSASIHAICEPGDIVAVDSPSFHGAMQTLKGLGMKALEIPTDPLTGISLDALELALEQWPIKAIQLTPNCNNPLGYVMPESRKRALLTLAQRFDVAIIEDDVYGELAYTYPRPRTIKSFDEDGRVLLCSSFSKTLAPGLRIGWVAPGRYLERVLHMKYISTGSTAPQPQIAIAEFIKAGHFEPHLRRMRMQYQRNRDAMIDWVTRYFPAGTRASRPQGSFMLWVELPEGFDTLKLNRALHDQGVQIAVGSIFSASGKYRNCLRMNYAAKPTAQIEEAVRKVGAAAIKLLAETD, encoded by the coding sequence ATGACTCTGTATGTAAATCTCGCCGAATTGCTCGGCACCCGCATCGAACAAGGCTTCTATCGTCCTGGCGATCGCTTGCCGTCGGTGCGCGCCTTGAGCGTCGAGCACGGAGTCAGCCTGAGCACGGTGCAGCAAGCCTATCGCGTGCTCGAAGACAGCGGCCTCGCCACGCCGAAACCCAAGTCTGGCTACTTTGTCCCAGTCGGCCGCGAGTTGCCGGAGCTGCCCGCAGTAGGCCGCCCCGCGCAACGGCCGGTAGAGATTTCGCAATGGGATCAGGTGCTGGAACTCATTCGCGCGGTACCGCGCAAGGACGTCGTGCAATTGGGCCGTGGCATGCCCGATGTCGGCTCGCCAACCATGAAGCCGCTGCTGCGCGGGCTGGCGCGTATCAGTCGCCGGCAGGACATGCCTGGTCTGTATTACGACAACATCCACGGCAACCTCGAACTGCGCGAACAGATCGCACGGCTGATGCTCGATTCCGGCTGCCAGTTGAGCGCCAGCGATCTGGTGATCACCACTGGCTGCCACGAAGCGCTGTCCGCCAGCATCCACGCGATCTGCGAGCCGGGCGACATCGTCGCGGTGGACTCGCCAAGTTTCCACGGCGCCATGCAGACCCTCAAAGGCCTGGGCATGAAAGCCCTGGAGATTCCCACCGACCCGCTCACCGGGATCAGCCTCGACGCCCTTGAACTGGCGCTGGAACAGTGGCCGATCAAGGCCATTCAGCTCACCCCAAACTGCAATAACCCGCTCGGCTACGTCATGCCCGAGTCGCGCAAACGCGCGTTGCTGACCCTGGCCCAGCGTTTCGACGTGGCGATCATCGAAGACGATGTGTACGGCGAACTGGCCTATACCTACCCGCGCCCGCGCACGATCAAGTCCTTCGATGAAGACGGCCGCGTGTTGCTCTGCAGCTCGTTCTCCAAGACCCTGGCGCCGGGGCTGCGCATCGGCTGGGTGGCACCAGGCCGATATCTCGAGCGGGTGTTGCACATGAAATACATCAGCACGGGATCCACCGCGCCGCAACCGCAAATCGCCATCGCCGAATTCATCAAGGCCGGCCATTTCGAGCCGCACTTGCGGCGTATGCGCATGCAGTACCAACGCAATCGTGACGCGATGATCGACTGGGTGACGCGCTATTTCCCGGCCGGCACCCGCGCCAGTCGCCCGCAGGGCAGCTTCATGCTCTGGGTGGAACTGCCGGAAGGTTTCGACACGCTGAAACTGAATCGCGCGCTACACGATCAGGGCGTACAGATTGCTGTCGGCAGCATCTTTTCCGCCTCGGGCAAGTACCGCAATTGTCTGCGGATGAACTACGCTGCCAAACCAACAGCGCAGATCGAAGAAGCGGTGCGCAAGGTCGGCGCTGCGGCAATCAAATTACTCGCCGAAACCGACTGA
- a CDS encoding phospholipase D family protein → MSFRQPLLALLILASFLSGCASLDVPREPSQALPASESSFGRSIQAQAAPYKGQSGFRLLSDSGEAFTARAELIRHAQVSLDLQYYIVHDGISTRMLVEEVLKAADRGVRVRILLDDTTSDGLDQIIATLAAHPQIQIRLFNPLHLGRSNGVTRAAGRLFNLSVQHRRMHNKLWLADNSAAIVGGRNLGDEYFDAEPNLNFTDIDMLSIGPVAEQLGHSFDQYWNSALSKPIDEFLSSQPTAADLQNTRTRLEESLEETRKQNHALYQQLMKFTTDPRMDIWRKELIWAWNQALWDAPSKVLSKGEPDPHLLLTTQLAPELTGVSKELIMISAYFVPGQPGLVYLTGRADAGVSVSLLTNSLEATDVPAVHGGYAPYRKALLEHGVKLYELRRQPGDNYGSGPRVFYSKSFRGSDSSLHSKAMIFDRRKSFIGSFNFDPRSVLWNTEVGVLVDSPELAEHVRALALQGMAPTLSYQAKLEDGKVVWVTEDNGQMHTLTKEPGSWWRRFNSWFSTSVGLERML, encoded by the coding sequence GTGAGCTTCAGACAGCCCTTACTCGCTTTACTGATACTCGCCTCGTTCCTCAGCGGCTGCGCCAGCCTCGATGTGCCGCGCGAACCAAGCCAGGCCTTGCCGGCGTCGGAATCCAGCTTCGGCCGTTCGATTCAGGCTCAGGCCGCGCCCTACAAAGGGCAATCGGGGTTTCGTCTGCTCTCCGACAGTGGCGAGGCGTTTACCGCCCGCGCCGAGCTGATTCGTCATGCCCAAGTCAGCCTCGATTTGCAGTACTACATCGTCCATGACGGCATCAGCACGCGAATGCTGGTGGAGGAAGTGCTCAAGGCGGCCGACCGTGGCGTGCGCGTGCGCATCCTGCTCGACGACACCACCAGCGACGGCCTCGACCAGATCATCGCGACGCTGGCGGCGCATCCGCAGATCCAGATTCGTTTGTTCAATCCGTTGCACCTGGGTCGCAGCAACGGCGTAACGCGCGCGGCCGGGCGACTGTTCAACCTGTCCGTGCAGCACCGGCGCATGCACAACAAACTGTGGCTGGCGGACAACAGCGCAGCCATCGTCGGCGGGCGCAATCTGGGCGATGAATATTTCGACGCCGAACCCAACCTGAATTTCACCGACATCGACATGCTCAGCATCGGCCCGGTGGCCGAACAGCTCGGACACAGTTTCGACCAGTACTGGAACAGCGCGCTGAGCAAGCCGATCGACGAATTTCTCTCCAGCCAACCGACCGCCGCCGACCTGCAAAACACGCGCACGCGCCTGGAAGAATCGCTGGAAGAAACCCGCAAGCAGAACCATGCGCTGTATCAACAGTTGATGAAGTTCACCACCGACCCGCGCATGGACATCTGGCGCAAGGAGCTGATCTGGGCCTGGAACCAGGCGTTGTGGGATGCGCCGAGCAAGGTCCTGTCCAAGGGCGAACCTGATCCGCATCTGCTGCTGACCACGCAACTGGCACCGGAGCTGACCGGCGTCAGCAAAGAGCTGATCATGATTTCCGCCTACTTTGTGCCCGGCCAGCCGGGGCTGGTCTACCTGACCGGGCGCGCCGATGCCGGAGTCTCCGTGAGCCTGCTGACCAATTCACTGGAGGCCACTGACGTGCCGGCGGTGCATGGCGGTTACGCGCCCTATCGCAAGGCGTTGCTTGAACACGGGGTGAAACTCTATGAACTGCGCCGCCAGCCTGGGGATAACTACGGCAGCGGGCCGCGGGTGTTCTACAGCAAGTCGTTTCGCGGCTCGGATTCCAGCCTGCACAGCAAGGCGATGATCTTTGATCGACGCAAATCGTTTATCGGCTCGTTCAATTTCGACCCGCGCTCGGTGCTGTGGAACACCGAAGTCGGCGTGCTCGTCGACAGCCCGGAACTGGCCGAGCACGTCCGCGCACTAGCGTTGCAAGGCATGGCGCCGACCTTGAGTTATCAGGCGAAACTCGAGGACGGCAAGGTTGTCTGGGTCACCGAAGACAACGGCCAGATGCATACCCTGACCAAGGAACCGGGGAGCTGGTGGCGGCGCTTCAACTCATGGTTCAGCACCAGCGTTGGCCTGGAGCGGATGTTGTAA
- a CDS encoding RidA family protein: MSIQRQLTNERMSQIVSHNGTVYLAGQVGDDFDAGIEQQTRDVLANIERLLDLAGTDKQHLLSATIYLNDIEAHFAGMNAVWDQWLPKGAAPARATVEAKMAKPSILVEISIVAALP, from the coding sequence ATGTCAATCCAGCGCCAGCTCACCAATGAGCGCATGAGTCAGATCGTCAGCCACAACGGCACCGTGTATCTGGCCGGGCAGGTCGGCGACGACTTCGACGCCGGAATTGAACAGCAGACCCGCGACGTGCTCGCCAATATCGAACGTCTGCTCGATCTGGCCGGGACGGACAAACAGCATCTGTTGTCGGCAACGATCTATTTGAACGACATCGAAGCGCACTTCGCCGGGATGAATGCGGTGTGGGACCAGTGGCTGCCAAAAGGCGCCGCGCCGGCCCGCGCCACCGTCGAAGCGAAGATGGCCAAGCCGAGCATTCTGGTGGAGATCTCCATCGTCGCCGCGCTGCCATAA
- a CDS encoding YkgJ family cysteine cluster protein, protein MSCNSQKIRTLRQQIPTFECVPGCHDCCGPVTTSPEEMARLPRKTRAEQDAALEELNCVHLGPNGCTVYEERPLICRLFGTTKTLPCPNERRPVELIHPRVEKQIFEYMAANRQVLV, encoded by the coding sequence ATGAGCTGCAACAGTCAGAAAATTCGCACCCTGCGTCAGCAGATTCCCACGTTTGAATGCGTGCCGGGCTGCCACGACTGCTGCGGGCCGGTGACCACTTCGCCCGAGGAAATGGCCCGGCTGCCGCGCAAGACCCGCGCCGAACAGGATGCCGCGCTGGAAGAACTCAACTGTGTGCACCTGGGGCCGAATGGCTGCACGGTGTATGAAGAGCGACCGCTGATCTGCCGCTTGTTTGGTACGACCAAGACGCTGCCATGCCCGAACGAGCGGCGGCCGGTGGAGCTGATTCATCCGCGGGTAGAGAAGCAGATATTCGAGTACATGGCGGCGAATCGGCAGGTGTTGGTGTAA
- a CDS encoding MFS transporter, whose protein sequence is MRWATYFAVLASVLSVGLALGVSMPLVSLRLEGWGYGSFAIGVMAAMPAIGVLLGAKISSHLAAYFGTANLMRLCLWAGALSIGLLALLPSYPIWLLLRLLIGVILTIVFILGESWINQLVVEQWRGRLVALYGSSYALSQLSGPLLLGALGTEHDYGFWVGVGLLTLSPFLLLGRSGAPSSEANSVTFGDLWGFARELPAIAWAVSLFAAFEAMILTLLPVYCLQQGFTAEIALAMVSTVVVGDALLQLPIGALADYLSRRTLFAGCAVALMLSSLAIPMLLDTLLIWPLWVLFGASAGGLFTLSLILIGERYRDDALVRANAHIAQLWGVGCLVGPLAAGAGSQWINGHALPLLMAAGAFGLVLLLLRQGAFGTTAEAA, encoded by the coding sequence ATGCGGTGGGCGACGTATTTCGCCGTGTTGGCGTCTGTCTTGAGTGTCGGCCTGGCCCTGGGGGTCAGCATGCCGCTGGTGTCGTTGCGCCTGGAGGGCTGGGGGTACGGCTCGTTCGCCATCGGTGTGATGGCAGCCATGCCGGCAATCGGCGTGCTGCTGGGGGCGAAGATTTCCAGCCATCTCGCCGCGTATTTCGGCACGGCGAACCTGATGCGTCTGTGCCTGTGGGCCGGGGCATTGTCGATCGGCCTGCTGGCGCTGCTGCCGAGTTATCCGATCTGGTTGCTGCTGCGCCTGCTGATCGGGGTGATCCTGACCATCGTGTTCATCCTCGGCGAGAGCTGGATCAATCAATTGGTGGTCGAGCAGTGGCGCGGGCGCTTGGTGGCGCTGTATGGCAGCAGCTATGCGCTGAGCCAACTGTCTGGTCCGTTGCTGCTGGGGGCGCTCGGTACCGAGCATGATTACGGTTTCTGGGTCGGGGTCGGCCTGCTCACGCTCTCGCCCTTTCTGCTGCTGGGGCGCAGCGGTGCGCCGAGCAGTGAAGCCAACAGCGTGACCTTTGGTGATCTGTGGGGCTTCGCCCGCGAGTTGCCGGCGATTGCCTGGGCGGTGTCATTGTTCGCCGCGTTCGAGGCGATGATTCTGACGCTGCTGCCGGTGTACTGCCTGCAACAGGGGTTCACCGCCGAAATCGCGCTGGCCATGGTCAGCACCGTGGTGGTCGGCGATGCGCTGCTGCAATTACCGATCGGCGCGTTGGCCGATTACCTGTCGCGGCGCACGCTGTTCGCCGGGTGCGCGGTGGCGTTGATGCTGTCGAGTCTGGCCATTCCAATGTTGCTCGACACGCTGCTGATCTGGCCGTTGTGGGTGCTGTTCGGCGCCAGTGCCGGCGGCTTGTTTACCTTGTCACTGATCCTGATTGGCGAGCGCTACCGTGACGATGCGCTGGTGCGCGCCAATGCGCATATTGCCCAGTTGTGGGGTGTCGGTTGTCTGGTCGGGCCGTTGGCGGCGGGTGCGGGCAGTCAGTGGATCAATGGGCATGCGTTGCCACTGCTGATGGCGGCGGGGGCGTTTGGCCTGGTGCTTTTGTTGTTGCGCCAAGGCGCCTTTGGCACAACAGCAGAAGCAGCCTGA
- a CDS encoding DUF1127 domain-containing protein: MNGLSDVRLTLHSQELAAGQKDSARNLLRNAPSGLSRWGLFWHRLHTRKALLGLTAEQLRDVGLTREQAREEGLKPFWRI; the protein is encoded by the coding sequence ATGAACGGCTTGAGCGATGTGCGGCTGACGTTACACAGTCAGGAACTGGCGGCAGGGCAGAAGGACAGCGCGCGCAATCTGCTGCGTAACGCGCCGTCCGGCCTCAGTCGCTGGGGTCTGTTCTGGCATCGTCTGCACACGCGCAAGGCGTTGCTCGGACTGACAGCGGAGCAACTCAGGGATGTCGGGCTGACGCGAGAGCAGGCAAGGGAGGAGGGGTTGAAGCCGTTTTGGCGGATCTGA
- a CDS encoding NAD(P)/FAD-dependent oxidoreductase gives MTARAQTTASQPHVASYYAASSLPQPDHPLLQGEVVADVCVVGGGFSGLNTALELAERGFSVVLLEAHRIGWGASGRNGGQLIRGVGHGLDQFANVIGAEGVREMKLMGLEAVDIVRRRVERFGIACDLTWGYCDLANKPSDLDDFAEDAEELRGLGYRYETRLLQASDMHTVVGSKRYVGGLIDMGSGHLHPLNLALGEAAAAQQLGVQLFERSAVTRIDYGPEVKVHTAQGSVRAKTLVLGCNAYLNDLNPQLSGKVLPAGSYIIATEPLSEEQAHNLLPQNMAVCDQRVALDYYRLSADRRLLFGGACHYSGRDPKDIGAYMQPKMLEVFPQLAGVKIDYQWGGMIGIGANRLPQIGRLADQPNVYYAQAYSGHGVNATHLAGKLLAEAISGQHGGGFDLFAKVPHITFPGGKHLRSPLLALGMLWHRLKELV, from the coding sequence ATGACAGCCCGCGCCCAGACCACCGCGAGCCAACCCCACGTTGCCTCTTATTACGCCGCCAGCAGCCTGCCGCAGCCCGACCATCCCCTGCTGCAAGGCGAAGTGGTGGCGGATGTCTGCGTGGTCGGCGGTGGCTTTTCCGGGCTGAATACCGCGCTGGAACTCGCCGAACGCGGTTTCAGCGTGGTGTTGCTGGAAGCGCACAGGATCGGCTGGGGCGCCAGCGGTCGCAACGGCGGGCAGTTGATACGCGGTGTCGGTCACGGCCTTGATCAGTTCGCCAATGTCATCGGTGCCGAGGGCGTGCGCGAGATGAAACTCATGGGCCTGGAAGCGGTGGACATTGTCCGCCGGCGCGTCGAGCGTTTCGGCATTGCCTGCGACCTGACCTGGGGTTACTGCGACCTCGCCAACAAGCCTTCCGATCTCGACGATTTTGCCGAAGATGCCGAAGAGTTGCGCGGCCTCGGTTACCGCTACGAAACCCGTCTGTTGCAGGCCAGTGATATGCACACCGTGGTCGGTTCCAAGCGCTATGTCGGCGGCTTGATCGACATGGGCTCCGGGCATCTGCATCCGCTGAATCTGGCGCTGGGCGAAGCGGCAGCGGCGCAGCAACTGGGCGTGCAGTTGTTCGAGCGTTCGGCCGTGACGCGCATCGATTACGGCCCCGAAGTGAAGGTGCACACCGCGCAAGGCTCGGTGCGGGCGAAGACCCTGGTGCTGGGCTGCAATGCCTATCTCAATGACCTCAACCCGCAACTGAGCGGCAAGGTCCTGCCCGCCGGCAGTTACATCATCGCCACCGAACCGCTCAGCGAAGAGCAGGCGCACAACCTGCTGCCGCAGAACATGGCGGTCTGTGATCAGCGGGTAGCGCTGGATTACTACCGGCTCTCGGCGGATCGACGTTTGTTGTTTGGTGGCGCCTGCCATTATTCAGGGCGCGATCCGAAAGACATCGGCGCCTATATGCAACCGAAGATGCTTGAAGTGTTCCCGCAACTGGCCGGGGTGAAAATCGATTATCAGTGGGGCGGGATGATCGGCATCGGTGCCAACCGCTTGCCGCAGATTGGCCGGCTCGCCGACCAGCCGAACGTGTATTACGCCCAGGCGTATTCCGGACATGGCGTGAATGCCACCCACCTGGCCGGCAAGCTGCTGGCCGAGGCGATCAGCGGGCAGCATGGCGGCGGCTTTGATCTGTTCGCCAAGGTGCCGCACATCACCTTCCCCGGCGGCAAGCATTTGCGCTCGCCGTTGTTGGCGTTGGGGATGTTGTGGCATCGGCTGAAAGAGTTGGTCTGA
- a CDS encoding Lrp/AsnC ligand binding domain-containing protein: MRTNTQTKRELDKIDRNILRILQADGRISFTELGEKVGLSTTPCTERVRRLEREGIIMGYNARLNPQHLKGSLLVFVEISLDYKSGDTFEEFRRAVLKLPHVLECHLVSGDFDYLVKARISEMASYRKLLGDILLKLPHVRESKSYIVMEEVKESLCLPIPD; encoded by the coding sequence ATGCGTACCAACACTCAGACCAAACGTGAGCTGGACAAGATCGACCGCAACATCTTGCGCATCCTGCAGGCGGACGGGCGGATTTCCTTCACCGAACTGGGGGAAAAGGTCGGCCTCTCGACCACGCCGTGCACCGAGCGCGTGCGGCGTCTGGAGCGCGAAGGGATCATCATGGGCTACAACGCCCGGCTCAATCCGCAGCATTTGAAGGGTAGCTTGCTGGTGTTCGTCGAGATCAGCCTCGACTACAAATCCGGTGACACATTCGAAGAGTTCCGGCGCGCGGTGCTGAAGCTGCCGCATGTGCTGGAGTGCCATTTGGTGTCAGGGGATTTCGACTATCTGGTGAAGGCGCGGATTTCCGAGATGGCCTCGTATCGCAAACTGCTCGGCGACATTCTGTTGAAGCTGCCGCATGTGCGTGAATCGAAGAGCTATATCGTCATGGAAGAGGTGAAAGAGAGCCTGTGCCTGCCGATTCCGGATTGA